The region ATGCTAGATCAGGATGAAGGCAATGTAGCCGTTCTACAAGCCGGGAAAAAAAATCAACGAGAGAGAAGGGATGACGTTGGTGTGAGGAGAGTGGGAAAAGTGCAATGATGCTTTCAAATGACAATGAATGGTGTTGGATCTTCTGATTTCAGCAATACCTATTGAATGAGGCAATTCGACCACGTGGCCAAAGGGATGTATGTGATTGGTCAATTATTTGTGAATTAGTTAATTACACAGAAGGGCATGTGTTATTGTAAACTAAGATTGAGTTAAAGGGAAATTTAAGGTGATCTTATTATGCATGTAACATTCTTAGTTAGGTTACTCTCTCCATCTTACAATATGTGTCATCtttcttatttttatttatatCAAATTATTTGTCTCTTTAGAATACTAATGTGATATTTATTATTTCTTTCCATTAATTTATCTTTACTTATTGTATTTTAAATCAGATAACTACTTCACTACCTATTGTTAATAAAGTTATTTTAGTAAATTACAATTGTTTTATAATTGAAATCAACACAATTAATCATTATCTTAAAAAGtgtaaaaatctcaaagaaaaCACTTATTGCGAGTAAGagaaattattattattattattattattattattattattattattaataataataataataataataataattactATGCACTATGAATTTAAAATGTTTTACACTATTAATTTATAACCATCACCCGTTTATATTTTTTTATAGGttgttaaaataaaaataaaaattttcTCAATATTTAAAGTCTATAATTAACTAAGGCTTAATTATAATTTTGATCccctattttattttattttttgaatcTCGATTGTTCCATTTTAAAAATCACATTTTAATTCCTTTTTAAAATTTTGTGTTAAAtcttaatttctttttaattaaaatccaaataaaaacctaaaaaagaaaaaaaaattaaactggacatcaaaaccaaaaaaaaatgaaaaactaTTAAAGTTGCAATTATATCTAATGTAAAATTCTTTTAACTATTATCAATTAAATTCTATTATTATTGGTTACTTACTATTAATCACATTGGAATATAAACTCATCTTATCTTAACAATATCTATTCCTACTATATCACATGAGAGTGGACACAATCTTGCCACTTCATCAATAATCACCACACAAAATCTCCCTCTCTTTCTATCTCACCCATCATACATACTTCTTAAACTCCAACTTCTAGCAATTCAAGTTTTACACCACTCACCACAACATGGCTACTGCTGCTGCAGGCATAGCCTCTTTGTTTTCATCTTCCATCAACCCTGTCAAATCTCTCCGTTCCAAAAACTTCTCACTCGATACATCCTCAAACCGCAACTTCGCATCTGTTACATCACATTCCTCAGTTGAACCTTTGTGCATTGGTGCAACAATCTCATCACACAAGTTATGGATGCCTAGAATTTCTATTGCTGTTGCTCAGGAAGAGGCTGTTGTGGCTATCGATGATGAAGAGAAGGCTGTGATAGAGGAGGAACAAAAAGAACAAGAACAAGAAGAGAAGGAGAATGGAGGGGAAATTGATGCAGAAGTAGACCGTAGAACTAAGCTTTATTTTGGGAATTTGCCTTACAGTGTTGATAGTGCACAACTTGCAGGGCTAGTTGAGGATTATGGTAGCGCAGAACTAATCGAGGTACTATCAGTCATCTTAGTTTTGTATTCAAATTACTGAAAATGTCATGTAACTTATCATTAGTGAGaaatgcaataatgaaattaaatTTACAATTTTCTGAGAGGTTTTTGTACTGAAGTTTACCTTATATGTTTACTGATAAGAATTTTGCAAGATAGATAGAAAATAAATAGTTAGACATATTAACTATAAGACATAGTTACTGATAGACTCTGCCAAGTTGATATGTTATGGTTTATTCCATGTTTATGTTTCATATTCTTTGATTTACAGTAATGTTAATGATTTATATTGTGGATTGATTGCGTAGAACTTTTTACACCGACAGTGCATAACGGTTAATCTCATGTGTCTTTAGGTTCTTTACGACAGGGACACTGGAAAAAGTAGAGGCTTTGCATTTGTGACCATGAGTCGCGTTGAAGATTGTAATGAAGTAATTAAAAATCTTGATAAAAAAGTAAGAACAGTTATCTCTCTTCATTGTAATGCTTAACTTTTTTTTGCATGCTAAAATTTGTAAATGAACAACTTCTCAGGAGTTCATGGGGAGAACCTTGCGGGTGAATTTCTCGGACAAACCGAAGCCGAAAGAACCGTTGTACCCTGAATCCGAATACAAGCTTTTCGTTGGGAACTTGTCTTGGACAGTAACTTCTGAGAGTCTGGCAGAAGTCTTTCAACAACATGGAACTGTGGTTGGAGCTAGGGTGTTGTATGATGGCGAAACGGGAAAGTCTCGTGGCTATGGCTTTGTTTGCTATGCCAATAAATCAGAAATGGAAGCTGCCCTTACAGTCATGAATGATGTGGTATGTTGCTTCTCATCTATTCATTCTTTTATGCACAATGTTTATATCAAAACTATCATTGCGATTGCGATTGTGATTGCGATCATGATTTAAAACGTTGGTTATACATTTGTGCTTGCAAAAAAATGAGTTATGGTTTTGCTTATTGCTTTGTAATTTATGCACATGATCAGGAACTAGATGGACGGACATTGCGCGTAAGTTTGGCGCAAGGAAAACGATCATAAGGTCGATAGAAACACAGAAAAAGCTCGCAGATGTTGAACAATTGTGTGCCAAAGAAATGAGAAGAGGATGGCCATGTTCCTACCATGATGCACTTGCTTCACCTTGATGAGAAGTTCCTTTTCATTTCTTGTGGTGTATAAACTATTTCATCCCATTTTCATAAGATATGCTGACCCAAATGATATTTTATGGTATTAATTTTTTAGCTAATTTGCATATTCTTTTCTATATATATGCAACATGTGCTAAGAGAATTGTGCACCTAAAGGTGTTAAGTTTCATATCATAGTGAAATGACAAATATGAAAATTCTCCACCTAGTTCATAATTAGAAAAACAATCAAATTTTGGACACATGGAATAATATTTAGTAAATTCAAGAAATATTAGAACTCGCTATATGACAGAATCTTGATTAGCATGTTTGCTACCATGACATCCCATACAAAATGGATCTAATATCAATATGTTTGATATGTATACAATGAACCTGATTCTTAGCTAACTGAACTGTACTTTAGTTAATCTGAGATCCTCATGTTCTTGTTTAATCTCCAAATTATCTAAAAAAACCACAATCACAATGTATTCAACCCCATTTAACAAGCATAATTAAATTAACATAGCCATTTAACTTATATGTTTCTCCACCAAAGCATAAAATTGTCTCAATGATACCCTTTAAGTATCTTAAAGTCCATTTCACCGCTTTCCATTCTTCCTTTGTCGGATTCGCCATGAATCTACCAACAATATTGACTACTTGTAAAATATCTGGACGTATACACATCATGACGTACATATTTGGAGGTGCACACACCATGACGTACATTAAACTATCAACTACACTAGCGTAAGGAACACATTTTATGCATAGCTTATTTTATGCTATAATGGAGGATTATTGACTAAAGAGCTCAAAATATTGAGTCAATTGAGTCACCACTAACTTAACATCTTTCATCCCAAACCTTTCAATAAAGCCTTCAATGTAGTTTTTTTACTCAAGAACAATTTTTGATTTGATCTTTCTTTTCTAATCTCCATATCTAGTATTTTCTTAGAAACTCTAAAACCTTTTGTCTCAAACTCTTTACCAAATTGAGTTTTTAACCTATCTATCTCCACATTGCTATTTTAAGCATTAAATGTGTCATCCATATACGACAAAATATAATTATAATCACCTTTATGAAACTCACAAATGTATACACAAGAATCATAATCACTTTTAGAGAAATCTTACATTAACATAAATGAGTCAATCGATTGTACCACTAGTGAGGAGATTGTTTCAATCCATAGTGATTTTTCAAGCGTCACGTCTGACTCTATTTACCTTTAACTTTGTATTCGTCATGTTGATACATACATATTTACTCTTTCAAATCATCGTATAAGAAGGTTGTCTTCACATCAAATTGTCTTAACTCAAGATCCTTATGAACATCAAGACTTAATACCACCTGAATAAAATTATGTTTTACTACTAGAGAAAATATCTCATTTTAATCGACACATTATTTCCGCGCAAACCCCTTATCCACCGGGATAACCTTATACTTTATAATATGGACTTGTTAGAATCTTTTTTTTTTACACCCGCTTACAAGCAATATCAATTTTTTCTACGGTCAATGAGATCACTTACCATGTCTTGTTCTTAGGAAGATATTGCATCTCATCATCCATAGCAACCAACCAAATATCTTTATCATTGTCTTTAATAGATTGCTTAAAGGTGATAGGCTTGTAATCTTCAACCGATAATGCATATAGTTTACTTGTCCATAATGCCTAAGAGGTTTGTCGGACCCAAACTTCTGAAGTAATTTAAAATTCATCTTTGGCCGGGTGGTATTCAAAGATTCCACGTGCTACTTTTgtaattaatatatatatatatatatatatatatatatatatatatatatatatatatatatatatatatatatatatatatatatatatatatatatatatatatatatatatatatatatatatatatatatatatatatattcttttaAACCTAATGATAAAGCTCATCTTTCTCACGATTGTGAGTGACACCAGGATACTCCACTTGAACATCACTAAAATCTGGTTGGTCTTTAGATTCTATTTTAACTACTTAACTGTTTGATTTTTGAACATCATCATTAGTTACcatatattttaattaaatgtaACATCATTACTAATAACAAACTTAGAATCTTCCACACTTTAAAAGATATAGTCTTTGGTCCTCTTTGCATATCATAGAAAGGTAGCTTTCTTGAGTTTGTCATAATCAACATTTTCATCCGACCACACCTTATAAGGTGTGTCTCCATCTAAATTAGAATGTGGAGATTGTTTTACTACATAACAAGATGTAGCAAGCAACTATGTCCATCATTCTCGACCTAAATTAGAATTAGAGCGCATATACTTGCTTTCTCAAGAAATGTATAGTTCAATCTTTATGCGACTCCATTTGGTTATGATGTGTCTCTTACTATCTAGAGTCTCACAATACCTTTGTGATCACAAAAATTATTGAAATCTCTCTATATATATTATGTACCATTATCGAACCTTATAACTTTCAACTTTCTACATGTTTTGTTTTTAACCATTGTTTTTCAACATTTGAAAATATAAGTACCTCATTCTTATACTTAAAAGAGTAAATTCAATTATACCTATAATGATCATTATCAAGCATAATAAAGTATCTAGAACCACCATTAGAAATAAGTTTAGTCAAACCCAAAAACAAGTATGCACATAATCTAATAATCATATGCTCTTGTTCTTGCTTGTATAAAACTTCAAGCGATGTGTTTTTCCGATTGATAGAATGTTCACAAAATTTCATATACGATCGCTTCATATTCTTTAACAAAGCTTTCATATTAAGCAATGATTGACCATTTTTTGACATATGCTCAAGGCATATGTTCCATATTCAAATGtcttgtgtttgtgtttgttcTTTACTTTCATTTGTTCCAACTTCTAAATATTATGCGACAATTTCACCTATAAAAATTTATGTGACAACCAACAAACCATGTTCAACTTTTAAAAATGTTGTTTCCCATTATCAAATGCCTAAAAAAATAACTACTTATACCCACATACACATTTTCCAAAATAGCTAAACAAAATAGTTAAATTCTTCGCAATTAAACTAATAACTTCTTCCAAAATATAGCTCTctaattaaataataataataataataataataataataataataataataataataataataataataataatattattattattattattattattattattattattattattgaatgATAGTCATgttattttattaaatatttcaTTTTTATGTAATTTTCAATTGAGTGTTTTGATTCTAATACTAAGAATCAAGCaacaaaattcaaaaaaataaatatGTTAAAAGATTGAGATTATTAAGTGATGTTGATTGTATATTATAGCATTTTTAGAGTTTAATAATTTTGTTATTTGATAATTTTGTGTTATATGTCACTTACCACATTTGTTTTGTTACAATACTAATGTTTTATTTCTCACCTTTTCAATTAGTTAATTAAATAATAACATTAAATTTATTACTATTAAGTTTTTCTTCATTTTTCAATATATTTCTACAAATTATTAATAATTAACTTATTAAATAACAGTTAAAGTGAATActaataattttttaaaaaaaaactctTAAAAATATGCCCACGTTTTCAATTAAATTTTGATAGTGTGAGGACATAAAGTCATTTGTTTTATAGAAAGAAAATGTCAATGCAATGGAAATCATTGATTTCTATGATGAAGAGAAAATTTCGTAGAATTCACTAAATATGTATTCACTTATTATATTATAGTACATGAGATTATTATAAATAGAGAACTCATATTGTAGTTTTTTGTATCACCCTATAATCATCCAAGAGTTTGTTTCTTCTCATTCTTATACTCTTATTTCATATTTAGTTGTGTTATTATTATTTCATGTTATTCTGGTATCCAACTCTGATATCAAAGCATTTGGTGTTGGTCCATATTCTGTTGCGAATATTGTTCATGGTTACTATCCATACGTGTTATTGTATACTTTTACAGTGATTGTTAACGTATACCAGATTTGTTATGATGTGCGGTAAAATATATACATTATTGTCCATATATACTTTGTTATTCATAGTGAAATTGTACAATAATCATGGGAAATGATTACACCTTAGAAACTGCTGGTGTCGGTATTGTCAAAATAAAAATGTATGATGGTACAATTTGCATAATTCAAGAGGTACGACATGTGAAAGGGTTAAAGAAGAATTTATTGTCTATTGGACAATTAGATGACCTCGatgaaggagaatggcgatccaaaacgcaacggaaattaaaaatttctcctttagtgatccttaacgaatgggcatgatcagtgatagaatcgttacctcttatggaGATTGAAActtttgatgcagatctaaggaatgatcacgaacgttgaatggtgacaacgcctctactcaatccacacgaacaaattccttcaatctcagtgttagctgctacgaatgaagactttgagtgagagagagagagaaacaaaatttcatatGCACAAATGCTaatgcacaagggttctatttatagaaccacttgtgtgggctgtaagctaaaaagcccacttaagtgtatgtggcccatatcttatgatataccaaaatcacttaagcacgtggtaccttaccatatttcgtattctacttaagtgcatcgtaccttacgatgttctataattcacttaagtgcatcgtaccttacgatgttccttatttactctatctctcatcaatccgtccttttgtgtgtgaccctgtaggttctcgcgacattggtaattatattaaattacatatttaacataataaacagtgagcggtatctagcaacacatcactgctacccaagacacgaaaatgtcatgtgatatgacaaatccttttgtgataatacttatgtgtacaattaccctttttcccttatgtctatattgaagacaaggcatagaccgtgtcatccttgtccagttcaatattgggcccttagacatttatcctgttacatAGGATGGGCAAGTTCCGTCTAGGTTACTCATGTCtctcagcatgcttcatggagtacccatcaactgtctttatggtcatctagttacggataatttttgatcaacaataagacaatcgactctacatctatggtacatagtggtttcaggtcgaagggtggtatacaccactatcaccatgagaataacttatgacactttgcataacattctatatagtattctcatagcgggtcaatccagtataaatattactcttaatattcatacctatgtttaagacttaataactccttatccatgatccatgatatgtgatcatcagtctatatacataatagtatTAATACTTTAATActatcccactttacaacaaagctcgactacagatactttaagaataatgtccttatgtttaacgggatctcatgattaagtcagacttgatacattaaatggactagctagtctatggactttattaaacaaacataataaagaaaacGCCTTTTATTgttaataaataattcgatagaagtaccaaaagtattggcctctagggcttacaccaacactcGGGTGCAAGATCCATATTGAAGGTGGGATCTTGAAGGTGGTGAAAGGTGCTCTAGTAATGATGAAGGCATAGAAGCTATATGCAAATCTATACATTCTTATGGGAGATACGTTGCAAGAGGGTGATGTGTCAGTTGCATTAGCTAGTCAAGAAAACCCAACAACAATGTGGCATCGCAGACATGTCCGTATGTCAGAACGAGGCTTAAAAGTTCTTGTGGAACATGATCTCTTACTCGGGCTCAAATCGGTAAGTTTACCTCTCTGTGAGAACTGTGTGATAAGCACACAACATAGGTTGAAGTTTGATAGATCGATTACTAAGAGAAAACACATACTTGACTTGATTCATTCTGATGTGTGGGAGTCACCTCAAATGTCCCTGGGAGGAGAAAAATATTGTGTATCATTCATTGATGATTACTCCAGAAGATTGTGGGTATACCATATCAAGAAGAAGTCAGATGTGTTTTCAATATTTAAGCATTTCAAAGCATTAGTTGAGCTTGAAACTGGAAAGAAAATTAAGTGCTTGAGGATAGACAATGGAGGAGAATATACAGACGGTGAGTTTATGGAATTCTTCAAGGAAGAGGGTATAATGAGACAATTTATAGTTTCTCATACACCTCAGCAGAATGGTGTAGCAGAGAGGATGAATAGAACTCTCCTAGAAAGGACTATAGCTATGTTGTGAACTGCATGATTAGCCAAGTCGTTATGGGCAGAAGTCGTGAAAATTGCCGGTTACATGATAAATAGATCGCCATCAAGTGCAATTGGTTTAAAGACTCTGATGGAGATGTGGAAAGGAAATCCAACTGAATATTCTACTCTACATGTGGTTGGATGTCCTGTATATGTGATGTACAACTCCCAAGAAAGAACTAAGTTGGATCCAAAATCTAGAAAATGCATATTCTTGGACTATGCTGACAGTGTCAAAGGGTATCGCCTGTGGGATCCCACTTCCCGCAAGGTTGTTATCAGCAGGGATGTAATCTTTGTAGAGAATGAACTGTAAAGGGATCAGGAAAATGACAACACTTCTAAAGATGTCACTACTGTTCATATAAATGGAAAGTCCGTAGAAGATGATTCTTTTGAAGTAGAACCAGAGCACGAGGTACAAGAACCAGAGGAACCCGATGGTGTTAAAGTTCGACGATCAACACATCAAAAAGGGAAACCAAATTGGCAGTCAGACTGTGTTATGGTAAGCCATGATGCATATTGTCTTCTAATAGAAGATGGAGAACCATCAAACTTTCAAGAGGTTGTGAGTTGCTCAAATGTTACTTTATGGATGGCAGCAATGCAGGGAGAAATGGAAGCCTTACATAAAAATAAGACATGGGATCTTGTTGTACTTCCAGAGGGTCGGAAAGCCATCGACAACAAATGAGTCTATAAGATTAAGCGTGATGCTAATGATTAAGTGGAAAGATATCATGCAATACTGGTGGTTAAAGGATATGCTCAAAAGGAAGGAATTGATTTCAATGAAATATTTTCTCAAGTGGTTAGACTTACCACTATCAGAGTAGTGTTAGCTATTTGTACCGCTTATAATTTATATCTTGAACAGTTGGATGTAAAGACTTCTTTTCTTCATGGAGAACTTGAAGAAGAAATATATATGCTCCAACcagaaggttttgaaaaaaaggaaaataaaactTGGTTTGCAGGTTGACCAAATATCTGTACAGTTTAAAGCATGCGTCAAGGTGTTGGTATAAGAGATTTAATTCCTTCATTGTTAGCCTTGGATACAATAGGCTAAGCTCAAATTATTGTACATATTACAAGAGGTTTGAGGAAAATgttttcatcattttgttgttgtATGTAGATGACATGTTGGTGGTAGGCCCCAACAAAGATCACGTCCAAGAATTGAAGGCACAATTGGCTAGGGAGTTAGATATGAAGGACTTTGGGCCAGCAAACAAGATTTTAGGGATGAAAATTCACCGAGATAGAAAAGATAGGAAGATTTGGATTTCTCAAAGAAATTATCTATGAAAAGTTTTGTGGCGCTTCAACATGCAAGAATGTAAGCCAATATCTACCCCACTTCCTATCAATTATAAATTATCCTCAAGTATGAATCCTAAAAATGAAGTGGGGGAGGGGGATGGAAATATCTCGAGTACCCTATGCATCAGCGGTGGGAAGCCTTATGTATGCCATGATATGTACAAGGTAGGTCATTGCACAAGTAGTGGGAGCGGCCAGTCGATTTATGGCGGATCCTGGTCAAGAGCATTGGGATGTTGTTAAGAAAATCCTGAAATATATAAAAGGAACCCCAGATGTTGCATTAAGTTTTAGAGGATTGGAGTTTGGTGTCAGAGGATATATTGATTCAGATTATGCAGGTGATctttgaaggagaagggcgatccaaaatacagcggaatttaaaatttctcctttagtgatccttacgaatgaccag is a window of Lathyrus oleraceus cultivar Zhongwan6 chromosome 6, CAAS_Psat_ZW6_1.0, whole genome shotgun sequence DNA encoding:
- the LOC127097775 gene encoding 28 kDa ribonucleoprotein, chloroplastic, with amino-acid sequence MATAAAGIASLFSSSINPVKSLRSKNFSLDTSSNRNFASVTSHSSVEPLCIGATISSHKLWMPRISIAVAQEEAVVAIDDEEKAVIEEEQKEQEQEEKENGGEIDAEVDRRTKLYFGNLPYSVDSAQLAGLVEDYGSAELIEVLYDRDTGKSRGFAFVTMSRVEDCNEVIKNLDKKEFMGRTLRVNFSDKPKPKEPLYPESEYKLFVGNLSWTVTSESLAEVFQQHGTVVGARVLYDGETGKSRGYGFVCYANKSEMEAALTVMNDVELDGRTLRVSLAQGKRS